One stretch of Podospora bellae-mahoneyi strain CBS 112042 chromosome 2, whole genome shotgun sequence DNA includes these proteins:
- a CDS encoding hypothetical protein (COG:U; BUSCO:EOG09265B1X; EggNog:ENOG503NX5T) has translation MMSSTSEEDPFLQVQQDVLTQLQTTRPLFTSYLRIRSLSSSTTTTPSPELISARAELQSSLESLSEDLSDLLASIRAIETNPSHFNLSSTEITRRKRLVQEVGNEIDDMREELSKTSSSLPDPSSFADLDNPERGEDYAAQFEQEQQVMMMREQDQHLDGVFQTVGNLRRQADSMGRELEEQAEMLEVVDGLADRVGGRLQTGMDKMKYVLKRNEDTLSSCCIGVLILVLVILLVILLIL, from the exons ATGATGTCCTCGACTAGTGAAGAGGACCCTTtcctccaagtccaaca AGATGTCCtcacccaactccaaaccaCCCGCcctctcttcacctcctaCCTCCGCatccgctccctctcctcctccaccaccaccaccccatccccagaaCTCATCTCCGCCCGCGCCGAACTCCAGTCCTCCCTCGAATCCCTCTCCGAAGACCTAtccgacctcctcgcctccatcCGCGCAATCgaaaccaacccctcccacttTAACCTCTCCTCAACAGAAATCACCCGCCGCAAACGCCTCGTGCAGGAAGTAGGCAATGAAATCGACGACATGCGCGAGGAGCTCTCCAAGACCTCCAGCAGTCTCCCAGACCCATCCTCCTTTGCCGATCTTGACAATCCcgaaaggggggaggactACGCCGCTCAGTTCGAGCAAGAGCAGCAGGTCATGATGATGCGGGAGCAGGATCAGCATCTGGACGGAGTCTTCCAAACAGTGGGCAATCTGCGGCGGCAGGCGGATAGTATGGggcgggagctggaggagcaggccgagatgttggaggtggtggatggtttGGCGGATAGGGTAGGGGGGAGGTTGCAGACGGGGATGGACAAGATGAAGTATGTCCTGAAGAGGAATGAGGATACGCTGAGTAGTTGTTGTATCGGGGTGCTGATATTGGTTTTGGTGATTTTGTTGGTGATACTGTTGATTCTATag